DNA from Chloroflexota bacterium:
CGCTGATATCGATGGAGACGTCAACTCCCCGCCCACCGGTGGCATCGAGGATGGCCTTGACCGCATCCTCCTTGGCCGGATTGAGCAGGACGGCATCAGGGGCAAACTGGGGAACCATCTTCAATCTCGTTTCCGATGGCTCAACGGCAAATATCTTGCTGGCGCCCCAGGCATGGATGGAGCCGAGCCCCATAAGCCCGATGGGCCCGCAGCCGAATACGGCCACGCTGCGGTTATTGACCTCCCCTTTGAGGATGCCGTTAACGGCCACCCCCCACGGCTCCAGAATGGCCCCCAGGTCAGGATTGGTGCCCTTGGGGAGCTTCCAGCAGCAGACAGCCGGGATTTTGGCGTAATCAGCAAAGACACCGTCTACATGCACGCCAATGATGGCCATCTTCTCGCAGATATGCTGGAGCCCGGTCTTGCACATAAAGCAGGTCTCGTCCGGAATATGGGTCTCCACCGCCACCAGGTCGCCCACCGCGAAATCAGTTACCTGACCGCCGACTTTCACCACCTCGCCACTGCACTCATGACCGAAAATCATCGGCGGTTTGATTCTGGCCTGGGCGAAGGGAGTCCACTCCATAATATGGATGTCCGTGCCACAGATAGCCGCGGCTTTTACTTTAATTAGGACATCCCGCGGTCCCGGCTCCGGCACGTCAACGTCCATTAACTTGGCTCCGGGAGCTGCTTCCGTTTTAACAACTGCTTTCATAGTACTGAGTTTGCCTCCTTTCAGGCGATATTTTGACTATATGATATATAGTGTAACGCAGGTAAGCGGGAGACTATCGTGCTCCCAGTAACTTCATCAGGTCGAAGAGCGCGTAGTAGGCGGCTCTCCGCTTCATCTGGTAAAGTCGACCGGAATAGTTCTGGACCGTATGCAGGTCAGCTTTCTCGCTGTCAATGGCGATAAATACCGTACCGGGCACCATGCCGCTTTCCGGCTCAACGCCGCTTTCACCCTCAATACCTATGCCGACCGTGGCATCCAGTTTCTGGCGCGCCAGGACCGCCATTGCTTTGGCCATCTCGGCCTTGTCCTCACCGTCAGCCAACTTCGGGTCTAAACCCATCGCCACTTTAACTTCGTTGGACGCGGCAACTAACCCTCCCTTGAAATAGCGCTCATTGCCGGCCGCTGTGCCCAGCGTATGGGCTAGAAAACC
Protein-coding regions in this window:
- a CDS encoding alcohol dehydrogenase catalytic domain-containing protein, encoding MKAVVKTEAAPGAKLMDVDVPEPGPRDVLIKVKAAAICGTDIHIMEWTPFAQARIKPPMIFGHECSGEVVKVGGQVTDFAVGDLVAVETHIPDETCFMCKTGLQHICEKMAIIGVHVDGVFADYAKIPAVCCWKLPKGTNPDLGAILEPWGVAVNGILKGEVNNRSVAVFGCGPIGLMGLGSIHAWGASKIFAVEPSETRLKMVPQFAPDAVLLNPAKEDAVKAILDATGGRGVDVSIDISGNPRGIQGAFGVVRRAGRVTLVGLPSEPVTLDLTANIIYKEARVFGSTGRMMWDTWYEMQNLMDSGKFDPMPVITDRMPLADFAKGIEMAAGGKVGKVILYP